The Mercurialis annua linkage group LG8, ddMerAnnu1.2, whole genome shotgun sequence genome window below encodes:
- the LOC126661249 gene encoding uncharacterized protein LOC126661249 — protein MEAPSETQFPLCRCRKVASLKTAWTNANPGRRFLGCGRYGMTGACKFFAWVDDPADDQYRKVILGLLRRVKEYEMEANKAKEKKHLKKKTLFVFILGLFIVFVGFMK, from the exons ATGGAGGCTCCGTCCGAAACTCAGTTTCCACTATGCCGTTGTCGCAAAGTTGCAAGCTTGAAGACAGCTTGGACAAATGCAAATCCAGGGAGGCGTTTTCTAGGTTGTGGTCGATACGGG ATGACTGGAGCTTGCAAATTTTTTGCTTGGGTTGATGATCCTGCTGATGACCAATATAGAAAAGTTATTCTGGGGCTGCTAAGAAGGGTTAAAGAGTATGAAATGGAGGCAAATAAAGCAAAGGAGAAGAAGCATTTGAAGAAGAAGACTCTGTTTGTTTTTATTCTGGGATTGTTCATTGTCTTTGTGGGATTTATGAAGTAG
- the LOC126661608 gene encoding alkane hydroxylase MAH1-like — protein MALLSIFEVILASICFAFGCYLSNRNEIVWNWPLFGMLPSLLANIHRFHDWTLKMFEKAGGTYHVKGPWFINMDMIGTVDPANVKYMMSTNSSNYPKGSEYKEIFGDIFGSGIFNSDHDQWKNQRKVAAALINHQRFRPFLFDTISVTVENALIPVLDHFCKQGGAVDMQDIAHRFTYDVIVKVITGSNPETLTIELPKNEFSDALDHAEEAIFYRHLRPKIFWRLQKWLGFGLEKEMKIARVIIDRIVASYVARKTEQLIKDGEGGADFLGSYLTVHQNDEKLMQAWKSKDEFLRDTLVNFLIAGRENSLGWLFWLVAKNPVVEAKIREELSSLSPKKRDKIEVFELEEVNKLVYLHGAICETLRLYPPVMYEHKKPLQSDILPSGHYVDPKMEILLSGYVMGRMKSIWGDDCLEFKPERWISMEDGRLIQHSPYKFLAFNAGARTCLGKDTAIYEMKAMASVVFHNYDIQLVEEHHVVPNCSSIILHIKHGMMAKISRRRM, from the coding sequence ATGGCATTGCTAAGCATTTTCGAAGTTATTTTAgcttcaatttgttttgcaTTCGGCTGTTATTTGAGTAATCGAAATGAGATCGTATGGAACTGGCCGTTATTCGGTATGCTGCCTTCGCTCTTGGCGAACATTCATCGGTTTCATGATTGGACCTTGAAGATGTTTGAAAAAGCTGGTGGTACTTATCACGTAAAAGGTCCATGGTTCATCAACATGGATATGATAGGAACTGTTGATCCAGCCAATGTAAAGTACATGATGAGCACCAATTCATCGAATTATCCGAAAGGCTCCGAATACAAAGAAATTTTTGGAGATATATTTGGAAGTGGGATTTTCAATTCTGATCATGATCAATGGAAGAATCAAAGAAAAGTTGCTGCTGCTTTGATCAATCATCAACGTTTTCGACCGTTTCTGTTCGATACTATAAGTGTTACGGTCGAAAATGCCCTAATCCCGGTTCTTGATCATTTCTGTAAGCAAGGGGGGGCAGTGGACATGCAAGATATAGCTCACAGGTTTACGTACGATGTTATAGTGAAAGTGATTACGGGTTCCAATCCGGAAACCCTAACCATTGAATTACCTAAAAATGAGTTTTCGGATGCCCTAGATCATGCGGAAGAAGCTATATTCTATCGGCATTTAAGACCGAAAATATTCTGGAGGCTGCAGAAATGGCTAGGGTTTGGATTggagaaagaaatgaaaatagCTAGGGTAATAATTGATCGTATTGTAGCTAGTTATGTGGCAAGAAAAACAGAACAACTCATCAAAGACGGAGAAGGAGGGGCTGATTTTTTGGGGTCATACTTAACTGTGCATCAAAATGATGAAAAGTTAATGCAAGCATGGAAATCAAAGGATGAATTTTTGAGAGATACGCTCGTAAATTTTCTGATAGCCGGACGCGAGAATTCATTGGGGTGGTTGTTTTGGCTTGTAGCCAAGAATCCAGTTGTAGAAGCAAAAATCAGAGAAGAATTAAGCAGTTTATCGCCGAAAAAACGCGACAAAATAGAGGTGTTTGAATTGGAGGAGGTGAACAAGTTGGTGTATTTGCATGGAGCAATATGCGAAACCCTAAGGCTTTATCCACCGGTAATGTATGAGCATAAGAAACCTCTTCAGTCCGATATTCTTCCGAGCGGGCATTACGTAGAtccgaaaatggaaattttattgTCCGGTTACGTGATGGGTAGAATGAAATCAATATGGGGAGATGATTGTTTGGAATTCAAGCCAGAAAGATGGATTTCAATGGAAGATGGGAGGCTCATTCAACACTCACCATACAAGTTTCTAGCATTTAATGCAGGAGCAAGGACTTGCTTGGGAAAAGATACTGCAATCTATGAAATGAAGGCGATGGCTTCTGTTGTGTTTCATAATTATGATATTCAGCTAGTAGAAGAACATCATGTGGTTCCTAATTGTTCTTCTATTATTCTTCATATCAAGCATGGTATGATGGCTAAGATAAGTAGACGACGGATGTGA